ATGGTCGAAAGCATTCTGACGGGTATTTTGGCGGATGGCCATGTGCTTTTGGAAGGTCTTCCGGGCCTTGCCAAGACGACTGCGGTGAAGGCTTTTGCAGATGCTGTGTCGCTCGACTTCAAGCGTATCCAGTTTACTCCTGATTTGCTGCCGGCAGACTTGCTCGGTACGACGATTTATAACGCCCGCGAGGCAAAGTTCGAAACGCGCAAGGGTCCGCTTTTTACGAACCTTGTGCTTGCTGACGAAATCAACCGTGCTCCGTCGAAGGTGCAGAGTGCATTGCTCGAAGCCATGCAGGAACGCCACATCACGATTGGCGATGAAACGTTCAAGCTCGACGAACCGTTCTTGGTGCTTGCCACGCAGAACCCGATTGAACAGGAAGGCACGTATCCGCTGCCGGAAGCTCAGGTGGACCGTTTCCTCTTGAAGGTAAAGGTCAGCTACCCGAACAAGGCCGACGAAATGAAGATTCTCGATGCTGTTTCGGGCGCAGGACTTCGCCAGCCGAAGGCTGTCGCGACGAAGGAAGATATCTTGAAGGCTCGCGAGCTCGTGAAGCAGGTTTATGTGGACGAACGCGTGCGCGAGTACATCGTGAACTTGGTCTTGGCCACTCGTGATCCGGGTAGCATCAAGCGTAGCGACTTGGTGGGCTTTGTGGAAGTGGGCGCTTCTCCGCGTGCTTCTATTGGTCTTGCCCAGGCTTCGAAGGCTCATGCGTTTATCCAGGGCCGCGCTTATGTGACGCCGGAAGATGTGAAGGCTGTCGCGATGGAAGTGCTCCGCCACCGTGTGATTCTGAGCTACGAAGCCGAAGCTGAAGAAGTCACTGCCGAAACCGTCGTGCAGAAGATTTTGGACTCGGTTGAGGTTCCGTAATCTTAAGTACTCGCGAGAGTCGCGAGATCTTGTCATTCCCGCTATATGAAACTTTGAACTTTAGTTCTATTGTTGAGTTATGCTCTTTGAGTAGAAAGCGGGAATCCCCTTTTTGACATAAAAAAACAACGCCCTGCTTGGCGTTGTTTTTTGCTATTGGGCTATTCTTCGATGTTTTTGTAGGAGTGCTTGCCGAGGGGGTTGATTGGTGTTGTCGGTTCTTTGGGTTTGGCTTTGTTGCTTATGCTGTATTTGATTCCTTCGGCTTTGCGGATTTCTTCTTCGTAGGCTCTTTTGCCGCGCTCAAGCCCGTCTGTGGGGAGGTGAAACGCTTTGAAAATGGCGATGAGAGCGACTGTGCCTGCGTGCCAAATGTGCAAAGTGCCGATTGATTGGTGACCTCTACATATTGGGATTAGAAAAAGATTGCAAACTAGA
This DNA window, taken from Fibrobacter succinogenes, encodes the following:
- a CDS encoding MoxR family ATPase — protein: MDIQELSEKIRQQSSFCMNLLHEVEDTVIGQKAMVESILTGILADGHVLLEGLPGLAKTTAVKAFADAVSLDFKRIQFTPDLLPADLLGTTIYNAREAKFETRKGPLFTNLVLADEINRAPSKVQSALLEAMQERHITIGDETFKLDEPFLVLATQNPIEQEGTYPLPEAQVDRFLLKVKVSYPNKADEMKILDAVSGAGLRQPKAVATKEDILKARELVKQVYVDERVREYIVNLVLATRDPGSIKRSDLVGFVEVGASPRASIGLAQASKAHAFIQGRAYVTPEDVKAVAMEVLRHRVILSYEAEAEEVTAETVVQKILDSVEVP